In Anaerobranca gottschalkii DSM 13577, a single genomic region encodes these proteins:
- a CDS encoding PqqD family protein, which produces MREAEIKFFTGIKPYLKFIGDEVYIKNEFSVIPMVTHPKRIMVFPRSSAQLIMVNSIGVEILDLCTGQNTVNDIFELLHEKYKDSVEPAVLFLDIIKFLRRAKFHKLVLTSL; this is translated from the coding sequence GTGCGTGAGGCGGAAATTAAATTTTTTACTGGTATAAAGCCTTATTTGAAATTTATAGGAGACGAAGTTTATATCAAAAACGAGTTTAGTGTTATTCCTATGGTCACTCACCCGAAGCGTATTATGGTTTTTCCCCGGTCGAGTGCTCAGTTAATTATGGTTAATTCCATAGGTGTGGAAATCCTTGATTTATGCACTGGACAAAATACTGTAAATGATATATTTGAATTGCTACATGAAAAATATAAAGATAGCGTTGAACCTGCTGTACTGTTTTTGGATATAATCAAGTTTCTCAGAAGGGCTAAATTTCATAAGTTAGTGCTGACTTCGCTATAG
- a CDS encoding transposase family protein, with protein MQFQYNKNLLFLIDLSIDNIKQYNNYYEISISKPVSSHKCPACGTEITKIHDYRYQRIKDIPYLNKPLYLLYRKRRYKCIKCGKRFYETVDFIGNIRE; from the coding sequence ATGCAATTTCAGTATAACAAAAATTTGCTTTTTTTAATAGATTTAAGTATCGATAATATCAAACAATACAATAACTATTACGAAATTAGTATCTCTAAGCCGGTAAGTTCTCATAAGTGCCCGGCATGCGGAACAGAAATTACCAAAATTCATGATTACAGGTATCAACGTATAAAAGATATTCCTTATTTAAACAAACCCTTATATTTGTTATACCGCAAACGTCGTTATAAATGCATAAAGTGTGGCAAAAGGTTTTATGAAACAGTTGATTTTATCGGCAATATCAGAGAATGA